The genomic segment TTAAGACCAACGTGATCTGAAATAAGAGCTGCAATGTGTTCTTGTTCTACGAAAAGTCCGGAGGACATGTTTCCAACAAACATTGCTTCAATGTCTGCACCGTCAATATCAGCGTCAACTAAAGCTTTTACTCCTGCTTCAGCAATTAAATCTCTGAATGATGAATCCCATAATTCACCGAATTTTGTTTGTGAAACTCCAATAATAGCAACATCTCTCATATTTTAAGCCCCCTTACATTTTAATTTTACCTTTATATTTAGCATATACTGCATAATCAACATAGGTTTTATTGCTGATAATATCTTCAGTTTTTGGAGCTAAGTCTCTTCTTTGTTCAATTTCATCTTTAACAGTAAGTGTGAAACCGTCACTTCCTGCACCTGAACCGTATGAAACAACAAATATTTTGTCTCCAGGTTCAGCAACATCTAAAATGTTGGATAATGCTAATGGAACTGCTCCGGAGTATGTGTTTCCAATATTAGGAGTGAGTAATCCTTGTTGGATTTGCTCGGTTGTGAATCCTAATTGTTTACCTGCTCTTAAGTAGAATTTACCGTTAGGCTGGTGGAAACAAGCATAATCATAATCTTCAGGTTTTGAGTCAGTTTCTTCAAATAACATTTTTGCAGCACCTAATACATGCTTGAAGTAAGCTGGTTCTCCTGTGAAACGTCCACCGTGAGATGGGTAGTCTTCACCTTCTCTTCTGTAGAAGTCAGGAGTATCAGTGGTGTAACTGCAGGTATGTTCAATATCAGCTAAGGTATTTTTCTCACCGATAATGTAAGCAGCACCACCAGCAGATGCAGTGTATTCTAAAGCATCTCCAGGAGCACCTTGTGATGTATCAGCACCAATAGCTAAAGCGTATTCAACCATACCGGAGTCTACAAGACCCATGGACATTTGAATACCAGCAGTACCTGCTTTACATGCAAATTCTAAATCTGCAGCAGTTAATTTTGGTGTTGCGCAAACTGCTTCAGCAACAATGGAAGCAGTTGGTTTTACTGCATACGGATGGGATTCAGAACCCACGTAAACAGCACCAATATCTTTTGGATCAATTTGAGCTCTTGCAAGAGCATATCTAGCAGCGGTTACTGCAATGGTTGCAGTATCTTCATCAGGAGAAGGTACAGATTTTTCGTTAACGACTAATCCTCTTGATAAAGCAACAGGGTCATCTCCCCATACTTTAGCAATTTCTTCTACTTTAATTCTATATGAGGGAACATGTGCCCCATATCCTACTATTCCTACCATAAAATCACCTTAAAATAATAATATTAAAGAAATTAGTAAATTAATTTAATCATACATATTTTATCATTATTATTATATAAAATTAACTAAAAATGTAATAAATTTAAACAAAATAAGAATCTATAAAAAAAAGTAATTTTCATTAAAAGGTGCAGTTGCCGGGATTCGAACCCGGGTTGTAGGCTTGGAAGGCCCAAGTAATAACCAGACTATACCACAACTGCATAAAAAATGCGGCGTCCGGGATTTGAACCCGGGTCTCTAACGTGGCAGGCTAGAGTCTTAACCAGGCTGGACTAACACCGCATATGACAGTCAACACTATTACTTATGTTTTAATGGTATATATACTTTACTATTTTTTCCCAATAATTTGATTAATAATCATTTTATCTTCAGAATCAACTGT from the Methanobacteriaceae archaeon genome contains:
- a CDS encoding hydroxymethylglutaryl-CoA synthase, which produces MVGIVGYGAHVPSYRIKVEEIAKVWGDDPVALSRGLVVNEKSVPSPDEDTATIAVTAARYALARAQIDPKDIGAVYVGSESHPYAVKPTASIVAEAVCATPKLTAADLEFACKAGTAGIQMSMGLVDSGMVEYALAIGADTSQGAPGDALEYTASAGGAAYIIGEKNTLADIEHTCSYTTDTPDFYRREGEDYPSHGGRFTGEPAYFKHVLGAAKMLFEETDSKPEDYDYACFHQPNGKFYLRAGKQLGFTTEQIQQGLLTPNIGNTYSGAVPLALSNILDVAEPGDKIFVVSYGSGAGSDGFTLTVKDEIEQRRDLAPKTEDIISNKTYVDYAVYAKYKGKIKM